GGCCGGCTCGGTCGCTCCGGCCCCTGCGGTCGTGGGGGCGGTCCACCGGTACCAGGCCTGGGCCCAGGCACCGCAGCCGTAGCCGGAGTCGGAGTCGGAGCCGCCACCGGCTCCGGTACCGGCCGCGGCAGGCGCTCCGACGCGGGTAAGCGAGCGGAGAGCCGGAAGCCACCGCTGCCGTCCGGGCCGGCGTCGAGGTGACCGCCGAGCGCCGCGACCCGCTCGCTCAGCCCCACCAGGCCGTATCCGCTGCCGCCGACCGGCTCCTCGGGAAGAGCCGCGCCCGGGCCGTTGCGCACCTCGACGGTGGTCGTCGGTGCCCCGTAGCCGACCCGGACGATGACGGGCGCGGCGGGAGCGTACTTGCGGGCGTTGGTCAACGCTTCCTGGACCAGGCGGTGCACGGCCAGGCGGTGGGTGGTCGGGACGGTCTCCGAGTCCCCGGAAAGGGCCAGTTCGACCTGCTGGCCGGCCTGGGTGGCCTCGTCGACGAGTTCGGTGAGGTCGCGCAGGGCGGGCGCCGGGACCGGAGCGGGCCCGCCGGACACCTCGGGCTCAGCCCCGGTGGCTCGGGCGTCATGCGTCGGCGGGTCGGCGCGCAGCGCTCCCAGGACGTCGCGCAGGTCGTCGAGCGAGCGGGCGGCGGTGGTGCGCAGCAGTTCGAGGCGGTGGGTGAGCCGGTCCTGGTCGGCGGCGAGGGTGCCGGCCCGGGCCTGGTCGCGCAGGACCCCGGCGTGCAGCACCAGCAGGCTGAGCCGGTGGGCCAGCACGTCGTGCATCTCCCGTGCGATCCGGCCGCGTTCGGCGGCCCTGGCCTGGTCGGCGCGCAGCTCGCGCTCGCGGCGCAGCGCGTCGACCTGTTGATGGAGGGTGCGGATCAGGGCGCGTCTGCCGTGCAGCCACAGGCCGAAGGACAGGGTGGCGGCCTGGACGAGGAGTTGGGATCCGGTGGTACCGGCCCAGCCGACCAGCGACTCGGCGCCGGTCGCGCTGCCCACCGCGATGATCGCGCCGCCCACGACCGCCGGGCCGGGGCGGCCGAGATGGGCGAGGTGGAAAACGCTGAACAGGCCGGGGAAGGCCCGGTTGAGCAGCCCGCCGGTGAGCACCGGCAGTACGGCGGAGGCGACGGGGTAGCGGCGTGCGAACAGCAGCGAGAGCGAGGCGAGCGCGGCCACCACCGTTCGCGGCACGCGCAGCGGCCCGTCGGAGTGCAGCCACTGGGCCAGGGCCTCCTCGGCGGTGAGGCCGAGCACGCCCAGCAGCAGCAAGGTGTCGGTCCACGGCCGGTGTTCAGGGCCGTACCACCCGAGCGGCATCCTGCGCATGGAACTCCTCCCTCCTCGCTCCGCCCGTCGTTCGGACCGTCGTTCGGTCCATCGGGCTCGATGCTAGGGCCTGTCCGGCGGATCTTGTCGGATCAGCGCGCGGCGGCGGGCGCCCGTCTGGG
The genomic region above belongs to Streptomyces sp. 1331.2 and contains:
- a CDS encoding sensor histidine kinase, coding for MRRMPLGWYGPEHRPWTDTLLLLGVLGLTAEEALAQWLHSDGPLRVPRTVVAALASLSLLFARRYPVASAVLPVLTGGLLNRAFPGLFSVFHLAHLGRPGPAVVGGAIIAVGSATGAESLVGWAGTTGSQLLVQAATLSFGLWLHGRRALIRTLHQQVDALRRERELRADQARAAERGRIAREMHDVLAHRLSLLVLHAGVLRDQARAGTLAADQDRLTHRLELLRTTAARSLDDLRDVLGALRADPPTHDARATGAEPEVSGGPAPVPAPALRDLTELVDEATQAGQQVELALSGDSETVPTTHRLAVHRLVQEALTNARKYAPAAPVIVRVGYGAPTTTVEVRNGPGAALPEEPVGGSGYGLVGLSERVAALGGHLDAGPDGSGGFRLSARLPASERLPRPVPEPVAAPTPTPATAAVPGPRPGTGGPPPRPQGPERPSRPPQQPKDVP